From the Clostridium putrefaciens genome, one window contains:
- the typA gene encoding translational GTPase TypA has protein sequence MSLFIRSDIRNVAIIAHVDHGKTTLVDAMLKQSHNYRANERVEERVMDSNDLEKERGITILSKNTTVTYNGVKINIVDTPGHADFGGEVERVLKMVDSVLLVVDSYEGPMPQTKFVLKKALELGLNPIVVVNKIDKPNARPVEVIDEVFELFIELGATDEQLDFPIVYASAKGNYARLDPEDGNMDMVPLLDMVIKRVKAPEGYIDQPLQLLITTIDSNEYVGRIAIGKVQRGVIKKNESVILMSRTGENKNAKISNLYVYNGTAREDVQEAKLGDIVALSGIEGVNIGDTIADASAPEALPFVDIDEPTLSMNFMVNDSPFAGKDGDYVTSRHLRDRFMKELETNVSMRIEELSPDCFKINGRGELHLSILIETMRREGYEFQVSKPSVIYREENGRKYEPIERLTIDVPEEFMGVIMEKLGPRKAEMVNMTSAINSYARLEFLIPARGLIGFRNEFMTDTKGNGIMNHIFEAYEPYKGDIPERKRGSLVVFEDGVAITYGLYNAQERGSLFISAGTDVYHGMIAGECSRGEDIEVNVCKKKHLSNTRSSGADDSLKLTPISPMSLEQCLEFITSDELVEVTPKTIRMRKRILDANERKRKSRA, from the coding sequence ATGAGTTTATTTATAAGAAGCGATATTAGAAACGTGGCGATTATTGCCCACGTAGATCACGGCAAGACTACACTTGTAGATGCTATGCTAAAACAAAGTCATAATTATAGAGCAAATGAAAGAGTAGAAGAGAGGGTTATGGACTCTAATGATCTAGAAAAAGAGAGAGGAATAACTATCTTATCTAAAAATACAACTGTAACTTATAATGGAGTTAAAATAAATATAGTAGATACACCAGGTCATGCTGATTTTGGTGGAGAAGTGGAAAGAGTTCTTAAAATGGTAGATAGTGTTCTACTAGTAGTTGACTCATATGAAGGACCTATGCCTCAAACTAAGTTTGTTCTAAAAAAGGCATTAGAACTTGGACTAAATCCAATAGTTGTAGTAAACAAAATAGATAAGCCTAATGCAAGACCGGTAGAAGTTATCGATGAAGTTTTTGAACTATTTATTGAACTTGGCGCTACTGATGAACAATTAGACTTCCCTATAGTTTATGCTTCAGCTAAAGGAAATTATGCTAGATTAGATCCTGAAGATGGAAATATGGATATGGTACCTTTGCTTGATATGGTAATTAAAAGAGTAAAAGCACCAGAAGGATATATAGATCAACCACTTCAATTACTTATAACAACTATAGATTCTAATGAATATGTAGGTAGAATTGCTATAGGAAAGGTCCAAAGAGGAGTTATAAAGAAAAACGAAAGTGTTATTTTAATGTCTAGGACTGGAGAAAATAAGAATGCAAAAATATCTAACCTTTATGTATATAATGGAACTGCAAGAGAAGATGTACAAGAAGCTAAACTTGGAGATATAGTTGCATTAAGTGGGATAGAAGGAGTTAATATAGGTGATACTATAGCAGATGCTAGTGCACCAGAAGCTCTTCCATTCGTTGATATTGATGAGCCAACTTTAAGTATGAACTTTATGGTTAATGACTCACCTTTTGCCGGTAAAGATGGAGATTATGTTACATCAAGACACTTAAGAGACAGATTCATGAAAGAACTTGAAACTAATGTAAGTATGAGAATAGAAGAACTTTCTCCAGATTGCTTTAAGATCAATGGAAGAGGAGAACTTCATTTATCTATATTAATTGAAACTATGAGAAGAGAAGGATATGAGTTCCAAGTATCAAAACCTTCCGTTATATATAGAGAAGAAAATGGTAGAAAGTACGAACCGATAGAAAGATTAACTATAGATGTACCAGAAGAATTCATGGGAGTAATCATGGAAAAGCTAGGACCTAGAAAAGCTGAAATGGTTAATATGACTTCAGCTATAAACAGTTATGCAAGATTAGAGTTCTTAATTCCAGCAAGAGGACTTATTGGATTTAGAAATGAATTCATGACAGATACTAAAGGAAATGGAATAATGAACCACATATTTGAAGCATACGAGCCTTATAAGGGTGATATCCCTGAGAGAAAAAGAGGATCATTAGTAGTATTTGAAGATGGAGTAGCTATAACTTATGGTTTATATAATGCTCAAGAAAGAGGAAGCTTATTTATATCAGCAGGTACAGATGTTTATCATGGAATGATAGCTGGAGAATGTTCAAGAGGGGAAGATATTGAAGTAAATGTATGCAAGAAAAAACATTTATCAAATACTAGATCTTCAGGAGCAGATGACTCTTTAAAACTAACACCTATAAGCCCAATGTCACTTGAACAGTGTCTAGAGTTTATAACTAGTGATGAGTTAGTAGAAGTAACACCAAAAACTATTAGAATGAGAAAAAGAATTTTAGATGCTAACGAAAGAAAAAGAAAAAGCAGAGCTTAA